Within Pseudomonas tructae, the genomic segment ATGTGCTTGAGCAGGTCGGCGTACTGACTCAGGTGCGCAGACAAGGTTTTGTTGAAGTTGTCGTGGTAGGTGTTGGCATTGGCGTATTTTGAGGTGATGGACTGGAGCATGTTTTTCAAGCGCTCTTCCTGGGAGTTGAACGAAGACTGCCAGGCATTGAAGCGCGCGGTATCGATTTCATGAGGTTTAGGTGGCTTGGGCGGCTTCGACGCAGACGGCAGACTGTTTCGAATAGCCAGAACAGGCGTGTTATCCAGATACACCGCCCAGCCACCACTGCCGTTACTACTCAGGCAATGATCAGGCAAGCCCAGCGCGCGCTGCCAATTGCGCGCCTCGTCTTCAGTCATCGGCGCGGCACCGGGAATTGGAACCAATTGACTCGGTGCGTTCTGGAAGCTGCTGATGAGTGAGTCAAGCTGCCTCTGAAACTCATCGCGCTTGAATTTTATTTTCTTTCCGTCTTTGTCAGCCTCGAAGTAGTCACTCATCTTGCTGGTGATCTGATCGGTAAACGCAGCATAAAACCTGGTGTAAACATCGAGTACATGCTGGTAAACGCTCAAGTAGTCATCGCGGATCACCCCAATCAAATCGATCAACTTGTCGAAGAACGGTAGCGTGCTTTGTGTCCCCAGGCCCAACATCTCAGGCAGGGTGGCGTTCAGCATGGCCTGCGAACTTTGCTGATGCGCATGCAGTTGTGCCTGTTGCACCGGGGCCAGGCCAGCACTGCAACAGTCGGCAATGCGTGCGAATACCCGCAACTCCTGTTGGGCAAACGCCATTCGCACCTGACGCGCCTCCCCTTGCACGCCAGGATGCAGATGACGCACCAGTTGCCCCACTGAACACGCCAGTATCTGTTGCCGCGCAGGATTCGCGCCAGTCAATTCGGGGGCTTGTGGCCGACGCGGCACAGGCTGTTGCTCAGCGGCTGACGCGACTGTCGTCGATGATTGGAAACTCTTGCTCGGTACGACTTGCATCGTTTTCCCCTCAACGAACAGTAATAGCCGCCGCGCGCGACTGCATGATCTGCATGAAGATTTCCATGATCTTGTTCAGCAGGCTGGCATCTGCCGAATCCTTCTGAGCGGTCTCATCGGACAAGCCCTTGCCCAGACGGGCCTGGCCTTGCTGACGGGCCTCCTCGGCCCTGGCGGTCGACTCGAAGGTGCGCAAGATGCCGCCCACCGCCTGGCCCAGCACACCGGCCATGGTCGACAGTTGCTGGCCGACGGTTTGCAACCTACCGTTGCGCTGCTCGCTCATGGCACTGTTCCAGTCGGCAAGACGCGACTGCTTTTCTGCCTTGACGATCTCGCTGTCGAGCCTGGCCAGTTCCTGGGGGTCCGGCTGATTGCCACGCACCTGAAGATCATGGCGCTGCAAACGCAAATCGCTCGCTAAATTCTGCGCATCCATGGCGCTTTGCTTGTTGGTGTTGATGTCCTGGTGCCGCCCCTCCATACCCTGGAAACTTTTCGAAGCCCCCAGCGATGAAACCGTACACACCACGGCACCTGCGGCAATTGCGCTGTACATTTGCATCATGCCGGCCTCTCGAATCGCCTCGGCCTGCGCTACGGTCGCTGTGGCCTCGATGGCGATAAAGACCCCCTTCAAGGTGGCATTGACCTGCCGGGCAACGTTCTGCGCGATGATGAACTGAATCAGCACATTGACATGCTTTTCCCAGGCGCCAGGGTCAAACGCCAGGCCGTCACGCGCTTGCTGGTCCAGCGACAACTTGAATGCCTGCAGTACGATGGCCTTGTCCTCCAGTGTCCAGTCCTCGGTATCGAGCAGTGCTTGAACCTGAGCTGCATCCGCTATCGGTATGGGGGGATAGCGCAGGCCTTGCACTTGGTTGTCCAGATTCAAGCCTGGCAGCCCGTGGGCAATCGGCGCTTTGGCCAAGGTTGCAGAAAATGTGATTTCAGACGGCAACGGCGGTCGTGTTTCTGACACAGTACTTATCGACATAACTCACACCTCAAATACGTTGACTGATGAATCGACCCACGTCAGCCTGACGCTGCAGGTCATTGAAAAGCCGCTCCACTTCCGTGGTGCGTTGTTTGAGCGCCTCGCCGTAACGCTCGGTCACCTCACCCAGGTACTGGACGATCAACTCGACCTGGGCTTGGGCCAAATGCGCCTCGGCCTGATGCTCGGCGATCTGTTTCTGCTGTACACCGATGCCCACTTGCAGCCCCGACTCGACCAGGCTGCCCCCCAGCTGGATACCTTCAAGGGCCATCTCGACCCGGGTAGAGAAGCGGGCCAAGGACACACTGTCCGTTCCCACCCCCACCGCCGTGCGCATCGACTGCCCAAGGCTGGCGCTGGCGGAACTGGCAGCCTGGCGCAGGGCCTGCACGCCATTGGAGGCGGCTTGCGGGAGCATGGCGCCAAGCTTTGCACCGACCTTTGATGCAATACTGCTGGCCAGGCTGCCGGCAGCGCTGGCCGCCAGGGCCACTGCAACCGTGGTGGCAACCACTGTCGCAATCATTGCGGCAACCTCGGCAACCTTGCGCGCCTGATCACCGAACCCGAGCGCCTTCAATTGCGCGGCATACAGTTCGGTAAAGACCTTCATCATGAACTGCATGACTTCCATCAACGGCTCCATGGCCTTGGCCATGAACGAGTTGCCGGTCGCCTTTTCGACAAGCATGTCGGTCAGGGTCAAGCCCAGGCCCACTGCCGCCACCACCACCTTGGCCGACACCGCCGACGTGGCGGCCGCGCCCGCAGCGGTGCCTGCGGCCGTACCCGCCGCCGCGCCTCCACCGGCTGCGGCAGTGCCCGCCCCTGCCGCGACAACGCCACCACCGGCGACAGCAGCCCCCGCCCCCGCAGTTGCTACCACCAGCACGGCAGCGGCAATCGCTACGCCGACCCACTTGAAAATGCACCCCAGGGCGTTGCCACGCTCGGCCTTGCGCGCCTCTTCTTCGAGCTTTTCCTGCTGGGCGGCCTGGATGGTCTGATACAGCTCGCGGTTGGCCAGCTCTTTTTCCTCCGCCGCCTCGCCAAGCAGCTCGATGACCTGCAAACGAAGCAGCAACGCCCGGGCAATCAAGGAATCCAGTGGCGTGTTGGGTTGCTTGCCCGCGCTGCCACCAAAGGAAGACTCTGCGACCTGCGCCTCAAGTTCGATTGCTCGTGCACCAAGCTGCTCCACCTGGGCAACCAGCTGACGCTGACGCTCAACGGCGGTGTTCATTGCTTGCTGTTGCGTCTGGACCTGCCCACGCAAGCCATTCAACACCTCTAGCTCCTGTTGGTACTCAGCAGACTCAGGCGATAGCCCAGCCAGGCGCTCTTCGCTTTGACGAAGCAGTTGCCGGGTCTGCTCCAACTGCGCCGCCAACTGCTCCAGTTGACCTTGCCCTTGCTCGGCCTGCCCCTGGGCCTGTTCGAGCGCCTGCACTGCGGCAGCGAATTCAGCAGACAATTGCTCCAGCGCTTTTTGCCGAGCTCCATTGCGGTCCTGCAGCATCGACAGTTGCAGCTTGAGCTTGTGATTACCCACCTCGCCCAGCAGCGCATTGACGCTTGCCATCAACTCGATGAAGGTGGCCTGGCTGTCGACGTGGCTGCGCGGTGCTGCCAACTGTGGTCGGCCAGCGATCGCTTGAGTGCTGCCGGTGTACTGCACCGCCGCCAGGGCCTGGGTGGCGATGTGGCGAAACTCCAGGGTTTGCGCAGCAATGCCGGCAGCCGCGCGGTAATCCGCAGACGGTTCAGGTATTGGCTCACGGGCAGCCTTGAAGAGTGCTGATATGTCCATGCCCATTACTCCTTATCGTTATCGTGCAATTGATCCAGTGCCTGCAGACAAGCGTGGGCCTGAGCCTGCAACAGGCTGTCCGCGCTATAGCCCAACACATAGTTGAAACAGCGTCGGGCCTTGCCGGGCTTGCCCAAGGCGAGCTGACATTGACCGGCAAAGAACATCGGCCGGCAGTCCTTGTCGTCTTGCAACAAGGCCACGCTGTAAAGGTCGATGGCCTTGGTATAGTCTTTCTTGAGTTGGTGCACGGCCGCCAAACCGGTCCAGTACTGACTGTTGTGGAAGTCGTAGATGCACAGGAAATGGAAGACCTTGCCGGCATCGTCCAGGCGCCCCTGCTCATAGAAGCGGTAGGCAAAGGCATAGAGGTTGTCCATGTGCCCATCACTGAGGCCATGGATGTCGCGTAACGTCGCCCCGGCCATTACCGCATCGGCAATACCCAGTGCTACATCTTCGTCCAGCGTTTCGCCGTCGTTCATCGAACCACTCCTTCAAGCCAACCCAGGTATTGGGCCCGAGCCTTGCGGCAAGTGCTGCCAAATAACGCTCATCGCGCCTACTCAGGCTTGCTCTACCTGCTCAAGCCACACCAGCAGGCGCAGTACTTGCTCGACTTCCTCTACCTGCAGGAAGCTGTAGCGCCGGTGGGTCTTGAAAATGCGTCGAGCCAATTGGATGTCGGTAATCACCGGCACCCCCACGCGCTCGGCATAGGCACGCACCGCCAGCGCGCGCTGGTTGGTTTCGATCACGGAAATGAACGGCAGCAGACTGACCTCTGGGCGAAAGTAGATGCCGATGGCGATGTGGGTCGGGTTGGCAAGGATCATTCGCGAGTTGCGCACGTCCGAGCGCACCTGCTCATTGAGCAGTTCCTGATGCAACTGCCGGCGCTTGCCCTTGATCTGCGGATCGCCGTCCTGCTCCTTGTGCTCGCGCTTGACCGAATGCAGGTCCATCATCATCTCGCGCATGAACAGCCAGTACTCAAGCAGCGCATCGATCAGCACAACCACCAGCACGCAGCCCAGGATCAATACAAACAGCGCCAGCAGCAGCTCACCCCAGATCGACAACAACGCCAGTGGCGAGGCGTGCAACTGGGCAAACAACAGCGGCCGGTAGTTCCACCAGAGCAGGCACAGGGCCACGGCGAAACACAGCAAGTAGAGCAGCGCTTTGACGCTGTCCTTGACTGTGCGCAGGCTGAATAGCTTCTTGAAACCATTGATCGGGTTCAGGGCGCCCAGGTTGAGTTTCAGCGCTTCGCTGGCCAGACGAAAACCACTTTGCGCAAGGGCTGGCAACGCGCTACCCAGAATGCACACCAGCACCATCGGCAGGATCAGCTCAAGGGCCAGGCGCAACAGGCTGGCCGAGTACCGGGCCAGGTCATCTTCCAGACCACCTGCAAGCAAGCGCCGGTACACCTCCATGATCTCCAGCAGGCGCGCATCGTTGAGCATGAACGCCAACCCCACCAGCAACATGCAACTGGTCAGCAGGTCGCGGGCCTTGAAGGTCTGGCCTTTGCGTGCGGCATCGCGCAGGCGTTTGGCCGTGGGCTTTTCGGTTTTCGAGGCACTGGAAGACATCAAGGCTGCTCTTGAATGTAGTGGGCAAGGCTTGCTGTCGCACCCGTCATGCGCAGGATTTCATCCGGCAGGTGGTTACCGAAGTACAGCAACAGCACCACCAGGGCCACCACTGTCTTGACCGTCAGCGATACCGAAAACGCATTCATTTGCTGGGCATAGCGCGACAGCAAGCCAAGCAGTGCCTCGCTGATCAGCAGGGCCGCCACCACAGGCGCACTGAGGGCCAGAGTGCGGGCCAGCACAGCATCGAGAAAGCGGGCTATCGCCTGCAGGGAGAACGCGCAGGTGCGGCCCGGGTCGCACAATCGATAGCTCAGTTCGATGGCTTCGAGCATCAGCAACAAACCGCCGCCCTGCAGGTAGATGACGGCAGCGAACAACTGCAGAAAACTCGCAAGCTCCGAGTTATCGACACCATTGGCCGGGTCAATGACGTTACTGATCATCGCCCCGCGCTGGTTGTCGAGCAGATTGCCCATGGCATGCAGGACCCAGAACGGCCAGCACAACAGGCACCCCAGGACGATACCGACGCCGGCTTCGCGCAGCATCAAGGCGAAAAACGCCAGGCTGTCGAGTGCCGGGAGCTGTTCGCCTATCAGCGGCGTCAAGGCCAGCGCCAGCAAGACCATCACCGCCTGGCGCGGCGCGCCGGTCAACACCCCGCTGTTAAGAAACGGCAGCATGAAAAACAGCGGCGCCAGCCGCGCCACCCCCAGCAACGCCAGGGCAAACAGGTTGTACAACTCGAAAAACAGCAGCGCGCCCATCAGCGCAAGGCCAGGTGCAGGACTTCACGACTAAAACCCAGCAGAGTTTCACCGTACCAGCCCGACAACAGGAACAGGCACAACGACACCGCCAGCAACTTGAAGCCGAAAGGCAAGGTCTGCTCCTGCAGTTGCGTCACGGTCTGGAACAACCCCACCAAAAGCCCCACCACCGTGGCCACCACCACTGGCCAGGCGACCATCAGCAGGATCAGGTACAAGGTCTTGTTGCCGGCATACACCAGTTCGTCCATGGGCCGCTATCCGCGCACAGCCAGGTACTGCTCGACCAGCCCGGTGGACAACAGGGCCCAGCCATCGAGGGCGACAAACAGCACCAGCTTGATCGGCACCGAAATAATCACCGGACTCATCATCATCATACCCAGGGCCAGCAACAGGCTGGAGATCACCAGGTCGACGATGACAAACGGCAGATACAAGTAGAAACCGATCTTGAATGCACTCTTGATTTCGCTCAGTGCATAGGCCGGCAACAGGGCGAACAAGGAGGGCTCGAGCGGCTCGTCATGCCAATCTTCAGCGTGCTGGCGGCCACTGTGCTGGGCCCGTTCGAAAAACTGCGCAAGCTCGGGGTCGGTGTACTGGCGCAGATAGGCCTTGTAGCTGCCCAGACCGTTCTCGGCAAAATCGACCACCGCCTCGATATCGGTAAAAGCAACCCGGTTGTCCTTGTAGTAGCTGTAGCCCTGCTCAACCACCGGGGTCATGACAAAGATCGCCAGCATCAACGCGATAGCATTGAGGCTCATGTTCGAGGGCACCTGCTGCAAGCCCAGGGCGTTGCGCACGATGACAAAGACGATGGAAAACTTCAGGTAGCAGGTGCCGGCCGCGACCACGAAGGGCAACAACGAAGCGACGGCCAGCAGGGCAATCAGCGAAACATCATTCATCCTTGCCCCCGCCGCGCACCTGCTGCAGTTCCAGCGCTACCTGATCGCCCACATACACCAGCTCACCGCACCCCAGCCACTGCCCGTTGGCCCGCACCTGAACCTGTTGCAGTGCTTGTGGATCAAGGTTGAGCAGGCCTGCCTCAAGGCAACGGGCCAGTTCGGCAAAACTCAGGTCAACGGCCGGCAGGGAGAACTCAAGCGTTACTGGCAGCGTCGCCAACAACGGGCTTTGCCCCGTTTCTTCAGGGTCGCAAGTTACAATGGTGGTCATCTGGATACCTTGTTCAACAAAACCAAAGGGGCCGCCAAAGCGGCCATGCAAGCGCCAGTGCGGGGTAAAGTCGAGGATGCGCAGCAGATCCCCTGCCTGCGGCTCAGCGGCCGGTTGCCACTGGCTGAGCCCAAGCAACAGCTCAAGACCGGCCGGCAGTGCTGCCGCTTGCGCGCTGAGCGGATCAGGCGGCAGTAGTGCGGCCGGGACTTCGCTTAGCCAGAGTCGGCCCACGGCCGTTTCGCTCATCAGCAATGGCCAGGACGCGCAGTCACTGCCCGGTATCAAACGAATGTCGTCCAGTCGCTCGTAAGCCAACGCCGGCAACGGTGGCGGCAGCGGTTGAGCCAATGCCTTGAACAGTTGCACTACGTGCTGATCACTGCAGGGGCGTGACAACAGTCCGGGTAGCTGGGGGATACACAAGGCAAGCCAGTCGCTGGCAACGACCAGGCCAGACCACTGACCCTGCGCCGACTCGGCGCTGAACTGCAGGCAGGCGCGATCCTGGGGTGGGGCTTCAAGCTGCAGCTGCGGCTGATGGCGCAAAAGCCGACGCTGCACGCTGGATTGGCCATGAAGGTGGCGCAAGGCGAAGTGCTTCAACGACAGGATTCCACGTCGTCATCGTCTTCGTCAGGGTGCGCCTGCGACTCACCCTGCGGGTGTTCGCCGCCCTCCTCGGCCAAGCGCCAGGCCTGATGATCCAGGCGGGCGAAGGACTCGCGCAACGGCTCCAACAAGGCGGGATGACCCGGGGTAACCAGCAGGCCCTGGTGGCCTTCGGCGAGGGTGACCTGCAACATTCCACTGACCCGGCCATTGTTGAAGGGCACTTGCAGCCCCTCACCCGGCTTGCTTGCCGGCGCCAAGGTCATCGGTGCCGGCATTGGCGGTGGCAGTGCCACTGGAACAGGGGTTGAGACTGGCACTGAGACTGGAAGTGCTGCCGGCAACGGCGCAACCAATGGAGCCTGCAGGTTCAGCCCGGGCTCCCCCCGAGTGCCGACCAGTACAGCCATTGGCGCGCTGACATGCTCAACAGGTAACTCAGGCACTGCATTCGGCGCCTCAGCGCGCGCGGCCAGCACGGGCTGGCCCATCGCTAGCGCCGGTTGCACCACAGCATCGAGGGTGCCCGACTGTCTATGGGGCAGTCGACCTTCTGCGTTGGGCCGTGCACCCGATTGGCTTTTTACGTCTGTCTGCTGCCCCGGCGTCAGACTCAATGGCGCTTGCACCATCAACACCGACAAAGACTGCAGTAATCCCTCAGTCAGTTGCAGCGGCTCGACCTGCGCAACACATTCGTCCAGACACGCTTCGTCGTAGTCCAAAACATCCAGCGGCCGCCGGTAGTCGGTATTGATCAATCGTTCCATAGCAAGCTCCTGGCGCCTTGTTCTTCCAGTTCGTTGTCTTCGCGACGTTGTTCCTGCAGTTGCCGCTGACGCTGCAACTGCCGCAAATGGTGGCGATACTTGTCATGCCGGCGCTGAGCCGTACGCAGTTGCAGTTGTTGTTCTGCCTGGGTGCGCTGCAGTTGCTCTTGCTGCTGACTGATCTGCGCAAGCTCCAGGGTCATGACCTGGGCTTGGCGCCGCAGCAGAGCCTGACGCCGGAGCAGGTCGCGCAACTGTGCATAACTGAGGTGTTGACCCTCCTCTTCGATGCGCAGTTGCCGCAGCACTTCAAGCTGCTCAAGCAGACCGCTGCCTTGATCGTGCAGGGCCTGTAGTTGCCGGGTCGTACCCGACAGGCCTTGCTGCAGGGCCTGCACGCGGGTTTCGGCGAGCCGCAGCCAGGCCTGCCAGTCAGCTGAGCAGCGCATGCAGGCTTTGCTTGGCAAGTGCAGCGTCTACCGCCAAATCGGCGGGCTGACGCAACCACGCCTGCAAGGCATCACGGCTGTGCAGCGCCTGGTCGTTGAGCGGATCGCTGCCGGCACGGTACTCACCCAGTTCCAGTAACAGGCGCATGCCCTCGAGCCGGGCCAGCCGCTCCCGGGCCTGGCTGGCCAAGGCCAGGCTCGCGGCATCGCACACCTGCTGGGCAACCCGGCTGGTACTGCGCAGCACGTCAATGGCGGGGAAATGACCTTTGCCCGCCAGCTCACGACTCAAGTAGATGTGCCCATCGAGAATCGAACGGATTTCCTCGGCCAACGGGTCCGGCTCGTCATCACTTTCCAGCAGCACCGTATAGAACGCGGTAATGCTTCCCGTGGCCGTCACCCCGGGGCGCTCCAACAGGCGCGGCAAGGCTTCGAACACCGAAGCCGGATAGCCGCGCCGCGCGGGCGCCTCCCCTGCGGCCAGGGCCAGGTCGCGGCGTGCCCGGGCGTAGCGGCTCAAGGAGTCGATCAACAACACCACGCGCTGCCCGCGATCCCGGAAATACTCGGCAACGCTGGTGGCAACCAGCGCGGCATTGCAGCGATCGACCGCCGCACAGTCGGAACTGGCCTGGACCACCACGCTGCGTGCACAGCGTGGCGAGCTGCGCAAACGCTGGATGAACTCAGCCACTTCCCGGCCACGTTCGCCGATCAGGCCGATGACGAAGACCTCGGCATCGGTGTGCTCCACGAGGCTGTCGAGCAGCGATGTCTTGCCGGTGCCGGCGGCGGCAAAAATGCCCACGCGTTGGCCGACGCCACAGGTCAGCAGGCAGTCGATGACGCGAATTGCCGTATCCAGCCGCAGGCTTACCGCGCGCCGCTGGCTGTAGTGCGGCGGCGGGTTGTCCAGGCCGTAGCGATAGACCGGCTGATTCGCCGCCGGCGCCAGGCGTTCGACCACCTGCCCCCGCGCATCCAGCACCGTCCCCAGCAGATCGTCACCACAGTGCAACTGCAAGGGTGCTCCGGTTGCCATCACCAGCGATTGCCGGGACAACCCCTGGGGCTCACCCAGCAGGCTCAACAAGGCCACGTCGGCATTGAAGCCGATGACCTGGGCCCAGGCCCGTGGCAGTGCATCGCCCCAATGCGCATAGACCTCGCACAGCTCGCCGATCGCCACTGCCGGCAGGGCCACCTCCAGCAATGGCCCCACGCATCGCTGCGGGTGCGCGCCCTGACGGGTCAATTGTTCAAGCTTCATGCGCCCGCCAGTCCCTAGAGTGTCTTGATCACGTTGACCGAAATGTTTTCTGCAACTTCCGCGAACGACATCACGTCCAGTTCGCGGAAACGGCTGTCGATCAACTTCTTGATGTAGCGCCGCACATCCACCGAACACAGCACCACCAGGTCCTTGTGCGGGATGTACAGATCGACGAGGCCGGCGCCGACACGGTCGAGCAAGTCCTCGACCTGGGCGGGTTCGAGGTTGACGAAGTTACCGGCGGAGGTCTGGCGCACCGCTGAACGCACCACCTCCTCAAACTCGGCACCAAGCAACAGCACATTGAGCACATCCTGGCGGGCAAACTTGTTGCTGATGTAGCGGGCCTGCGCGGCGCGCACATGCTCGACCAGGGCCAGCGTGTCCTTCTCGCGCGAAGCCCAGTGCGCCAGGGTTTCCATCACCAGCTTCATGTTGCGCACCGAGATCCGCTCGCTGATCAGGCGCTGCAGCACTTCGCTGATTTTCTGCACGGTGACATAGCGATAGACTTCCTTGAGCAGGTCGGGGTACTGGCGCTCCAGCTCATCGAGCAGGCTTTTGGTTTCCTGCACCCCGAAAAACTCCTGGATATTGCGCGCCAGTACTACCGCCAGGCTGTGATACAGCTCGTGCTGTGCATCGCGCAGCGGGTACCCCAACGCGGCAACGGCTTCGCTGTGGCTGTGCGCAACCCACAGGCTCTGGACCTTGTTGCTGTCCTGTCCACGCTTGATCTCGAACCCCGAGTCCTGCAACTGTTCGCCAAAATCAAGCAAGCGGTGATGGTCGAAAAACAGGTCGAACTGATCGGCGCGCACTTCATTGATGAGGATGGTCACCTGATGCTCCGGCAAGGTCGGCGCTGCCCGCAGGTGCGGTTGGGCGATGCGCAGGCCGTAATCGAGAAAAAACTGGCTGCGCAGGTGCTCGGCAAAACGCGCCTGCTGCAATTCCTCCAAGCGTGGCGGCGGCACCAGCAAGAGCAACGCCAGGGTTTCGGTATTGAGCCTGTCGATATCCAACGGCGCTTGCGCGCCGCCATGGGCTGCGCCAGGCGTCAGGCCGCCGCCCTCGCCCGCGGCGGTTGACTGCCCGGCCTGTGCCCGGCGGTGGCGCCGCCAGAGCAGCGCAACGAGGGTGCATGCAATGAACACGAACACCGCCAACGGGAAACCTGGCAGCAAGCCCACGCCCAGGGCCAGCACGGCACTGACGCCCAGGACAAAGGGATTACCCGAGACCTGGCTGAGCATGTTGCGGCCCAGGTTCTGATCATCACCATTGACCCGGGTGACGATGAA encodes:
- a CDS encoding IpaD/SipD/SspD family type III secretion system needle tip protein, which encodes MQVVPSKSFQSSTTVASAAEQQPVPRRPQAPELTGANPARQQILACSVGQLVRHLHPGVQGEARQVRMAFAQQELRVFARIADCCSAGLAPVQQAQLHAHQQSSQAMLNATLPEMLGLGTQSTLPFFDKLIDLIGVIRDDYLSVYQHVLDVYTRFYAAFTDQITSKMSDYFEADKDGKKIKFKRDEFQRQLDSLISSFQNAPSQLVPIPGAAPMTEDEARNWQRALGLPDHCLSSNGSGGWAVYLDNTPVLAIRNSLPSASKPPKPPKPHEIDTARFNAWQSSFNSQEERLKNMLQSITSKYANANTYHDNFNKTLSAHLSQYADLLKHMTTL
- a CDS encoding EscR/YscR/HrcR family type III secretion system export apparatus protein, whose protein sequence is MNDVSLIALLAVASLLPFVVAAGTCYLKFSIVFVIVRNALGLQQVPSNMSLNAIALMLAIFVMTPVVEQGYSYYKDNRVAFTDIEAVVDFAENGLGSYKAYLRQYTDPELAQFFERAQHSGRQHAEDWHDEPLEPSLFALLPAYALSEIKSAFKIGFYLYLPFVIVDLVISSLLLALGMMMMSPVIISVPIKLVLFVALDGWALLSTGLVEQYLAVRG
- a CDS encoding EscS/YscS/HrcS family type III secretion system export apparatus protein, whose product is MDELVYAGNKTLYLILLMVAWPVVVATVVGLLVGLFQTVTQLQEQTLPFGFKLLAVSLCLFLLSGWYGETLLGFSREVLHLALR
- a CDS encoding SycD/LcrH family type III secretion system chaperone; the encoded protein is MNDGETLDEDVALGIADAVMAGATLRDIHGLSDGHMDNLYAFAYRFYEQGRLDDAGKVFHFLCIYDFHNSQYWTGLAAVHQLKKDYTKAIDLYSVALLQDDKDCRPMFFAGQCQLALGKPGKARRCFNYVLGYSADSLLQAQAHACLQALDQLHDNDKE
- a CDS encoding EscU/YscU/HrcU family type III secretion system export apparatus switch protein, with the translated sequence MSSSASKTEKPTAKRLRDAARKGQTFKARDLLTSCMLLVGLAFMLNDARLLEIMEVYRRLLAGGLEDDLARYSASLLRLALELILPMVLVCILGSALPALAQSGFRLASEALKLNLGALNPINGFKKLFSLRTVKDSVKALLYLLCFAVALCLLWWNYRPLLFAQLHASPLALLSIWGELLLALFVLILGCVLVVVLIDALLEYWLFMREMMMDLHSVKREHKEQDGDPQIKGKRRQLHQELLNEQVRSDVRNSRMILANPTHIAIGIYFRPEVSLLPFISVIETNQRALAVRAYAERVGVPVITDIQLARRIFKTHRRYSFLQVEEVEQVLRLLVWLEQVEQA
- the sctN gene encoding type III secretion system ATPase SctN, producing the protein MKLEQLTRQGAHPQRCVGPLLEVALPAVAIGELCEVYAHWGDALPRAWAQVIGFNADVALLSLLGEPQGLSRQSLVMATGAPLQLHCGDDLLGTVLDARGQVVERLAPAANQPVYRYGLDNPPPHYSQRRAVSLRLDTAIRVIDCLLTCGVGQRVGIFAAAGTGKTSLLDSLVEHTDAEVFVIGLIGERGREVAEFIQRLRSSPRCARSVVVQASSDCAAVDRCNAALVATSVAEYFRDRGQRVVLLIDSLSRYARARRDLALAAGEAPARRGYPASVFEALPRLLERPGVTATGSITAFYTVLLESDDEPDPLAEEIRSILDGHIYLSRELAGKGHFPAIDVLRSTSRVAQQVCDAASLALASQARERLARLEGMRLLLELGEYRAGSDPLNDQALHSRDALQAWLRQPADLAVDAALAKQSLHALLS
- a CDS encoding FliM/FliN family flagellar motor switch protein, which produces MKHFALRHLHGQSSVQRRLLRHQPQLQLEAPPQDRACLQFSAESAQGQWSGLVVASDWLALCIPQLPGLLSRPCSDQHVVQLFKALAQPLPPPLPALAYERLDDIRLIPGSDCASWPLLMSETAVGRLWLSEVPAALLPPDPLSAQAAALPAGLELLLGLSQWQPAAEPQAGDLLRILDFTPHWRLHGRFGGPFGFVEQGIQMTTIVTCDPEETGQSPLLATLPVTLEFSLPAVDLSFAELARCLEAGLLNLDPQALQQVQVRANGQWLGCGELVYVGDQVALELQQVRGGGKDE
- the sctT gene encoding type III secretion system export apparatus subunit SctT, producing the protein MGALLFFELYNLFALALLGVARLAPLFFMLPFLNSGVLTGAPRQAVMVLLALALTPLIGEQLPALDSLAFFALMLREAGVGIVLGCLLCWPFWVLHAMGNLLDNQRGAMISNVIDPANGVDNSELASFLQLFAAVIYLQGGGLLLMLEAIELSYRLCDPGRTCAFSLQAIARFLDAVLARTLALSAPVVAALLISEALLGLLSRYAQQMNAFSVSLTVKTVVALVVLLLYFGNHLPDEILRMTGATASLAHYIQEQP
- the sctE gene encoding type III secretion system translocon subunit SctE is translated as MDISALFKAAREPIPEPSADYRAAAGIAAQTLEFRHIATQALAAVQYTGSTQAIAGRPQLAAPRSHVDSQATFIELMASVNALLGEVGNHKLKLQLSMLQDRNGARQKALEQLSAEFAAAVQALEQAQGQAEQGQGQLEQLAAQLEQTRQLLRQSEERLAGLSPESAEYQQELEVLNGLRGQVQTQQQAMNTAVERQRQLVAQVEQLGARAIELEAQVAESSFGGSAGKQPNTPLDSLIARALLLRLQVIELLGEAAEEKELANRELYQTIQAAQQEKLEEEARKAERGNALGCIFKWVGVAIAAAVLVVATAGAGAAVAGGGVVAAGAGTAAAGGGAAAGTAAGTAAGAAATSAVSAKVVVAAVGLGLTLTDMLVEKATGNSFMAKAMEPLMEVMQFMMKVFTELYAAQLKALGFGDQARKVAEVAAMIATVVATTVAVALAASAAGSLASSIASKVGAKLGAMLPQAASNGVQALRQAASSASASLGQSMRTAVGVGTDSVSLARFSTRVEMALEGIQLGGSLVESGLQVGIGVQQKQIAEHQAEAHLAQAQVELIVQYLGEVTERYGEALKQRTTEVERLFNDLQRQADVGRFISQRI